The genomic window ttttttttttttctttttatggaTAATTGTATTCTTGGTTCCTTCACTAGAActtctatattattattattatcaataataataataataataataataataataataataataataatactacattGTACTATTAATtactatttattaaatattgtcTGTGTCCAAAATTGtatactaccctactacacggTCGGTGAAAAGCTGTACGCCAGAGGGCTAATACGTcagaattctcagtaggcgagaaatactgGATGGCATACTGCTTCTGGCAAGATTTTGCAAAGTGCAACCAAAGGACACTACACGAGTCAAGGGCCCCTTGCTCCCTAGGTCATCAATCAGTATATTGTGTAGATGAGTTCgagcactggtaaggaccctggctcactacacattgggacacttaTAACTCAGTTTCCAGCGACACGATTACGTACTCGCATTATAAAACAtcaccaaaaattaaaaacttaaaaatatttaaattttatatgtcatataaatttgttatcTTAATCACAtgtatttctgtcatggtacttcaagcaggatggTACAcgagctagtggattttttaaaaaatcataaaaaatgtaaaagttgctagactcaaacaaactgtaTAAAGAAAgtcaaataaacataaaaatccATAGtttaagtaatcatttgagagctacaacaatgataacaagctacttacatttgtagacagaAGTTGGCTGCGAGTTCAcaccccattttttttttcgagctgagaggcttcagaaaacatgacgtcatttccagtgacggaacatagtgagcattgaGGCTTactggtttttgtggtgcattgtggaattttttttagggCACGACCGTTctagtgcactggaaggattttgcagtTGAGCCTCACAAACAAGTACCCTTAAAAGagacttttattcattcattctttgaAAAGTATAAGCTCAGCTTACCATGTGTTCTGACATTACCAAGCCGTGTTTTCACTTTGTTTGTCATTCCTCGTTTGATCCTGTTTCTGTCCACAGTTCCCGTGTTTATGGCCTGACCTAGTTTGTCCTGTTTGCTGACTGCCTctcttttgcctgttttttgaccacgaGTTTGCTCAGTGATTTTGgattgtttgctttgttttcattaaataGGTCTAATACAAGGATTTACACACATTCAGCCTAATTCAAGACAGATCTAATTTCCAGCATTAGGACAGATTACTGAAAGTGAGTCTATCCTGTGCCACTTCAACACCTTTGAGGTAATACTAGGTAAGAAAACTTGCCACTTGGGTACATTACAGTTACCCAAACAGAACTAACATAagttaaaatgtactttaaatATGCTCCACATTAATGGATAGGCAATACCTTTGCAAATACTCAAAAGCCTATCAAGCACACCATTGATTAATCcaaaactaaatgaaaaaacaacagtgGAAAGCAGTGAAACAGtggaaatatttatataattataaatataattatatatcaattatatatattgatatataagCAATATCAAGCCCTAATCCCTTAATTAAAGCAGTAGTCAGTATGTTCAAGGAGCTCTCTGTGCTGGCTTGTATGAGGCCCTGCAGTTGGGACACTCCATAAAGCTCTCATCCAATGTGTTGGAGCTCTTTAATGGAGAAGTGGGGTCAGGATATGGTCCTGATTGGTCATCTTATCCAAATCCAGCCTGGTGTATGACCTTGGCTCAGAGAACAGAGTTTCTCGCTGcagtttctttatatttttattaaaataaataaataaagttcattgATTTGGATTGACTGAATTACTTTTTGATTTACTTATAAAATCAACTTTACCCCAAAAGTGAtactgaatataaatatgacCATAAACATACAAATGAAGAGTTACGGATCAAGTGTCTTGCTAAATAGGGTTTTATGTCAGTTTAGAACCACTGATTCTCCATCATAACACCTACAGCTACATTCTGAATAACATAGTATATTAACTAAAATCAACCCATACAAAAGCTACATCTTAGCTCTTGTATGGGTTGATTTTAGGTGATTTTAGTTTAGCCTGATCATGTGATGAAAGTGGATTTCTGCCGACTCCAAGCGTGTGATTTGGTCTCTAGCCTTGTGAAGCTCCATCAGCACTTTGTGGAGCTGGTGCTGTAGACTTTGTCGGTCCATTTTCTCGTTCTCAAAGTCTCTGGCAGACAATTGGATCTGCCAGATAAAGTTGGAAATGCTTTAGAGAATCGTTCCATCATCTATCTGGTATTATAAAGGGTCACTGAAGCAAAATCTTGTACCTGTTGCTCTAAAACAGCCATTCTTTTCTGATCTTCATGCCGAGTCAATAGAGATTTCTGAAGATAGTTTGCCTTTCAAAGGAGAAACCATTATGCTTGTAGGTGAAACAGGGACAGTGTAACTGACCTGTACTATATACACGAGGTGCAGTGCATGGACTGAAAAGATGCTTGGAAGAGCATATAAGATACAATTATTTGATCTTTTCCAACATTATCATTGAAACGAACACaatatatttacatctaaaaactgtatttattacaaatgtaaCATTACTGTACTGCACATACTGCTCTGACCAACGTACCTGCAGTAGCAGCTCGGcagctctcttcctctcctcctcaaGCCTTACGTCAGCCGCCTCTATCTTACACTGCAGTCTGGGTACTCCCGCAGTGTTCAGCTTCCTTTCTTCTGCTAAAGTTTGTCGGACACTTCTACGCTCCACTTGCAGCTTCTCCTGGACTCGCACCACCTCACTGCTCTTCTCTTCATACTTTGATTTCAGCTCCACCAACTCGACCTGTAGGCGGCTTGCCTTTTTGCgttcctcctccatctccctctGGCTCTCCTGCAGCTGCTTCTCCT from Ictalurus furcatus strain D&B chromosome 5, Billie_1.0, whole genome shotgun sequence includes these protein-coding regions:
- the LOC128608265 gene encoding centrosomal protein of 55 kDa-like encodes the protein MAFKGAKKTFANKLGFKSSGSKAVGAELEKLKKEKAQLKMTLDEMSKQNGRHHPAHPDSDKAKLLERILSLRERNTQQLLTKEQEISIMRQQLQAEGGEVVASLQNQLDQKSVTMVPVKGLLGLNIIILLPVPVLVWREVCLSDYHDPGQSSASMQQEKQLQESQREMEEERKKASRLQVELVELKSKYEEKSSEVVRVQEKLQVERRSVRQTLAEERKLNTAGVPRLQCKIEAADVRLEEERKRAAELLLQANYLQKSLLTRHEDQKRMAVLEQQIQLSARDFENEKMDRQSLQHQLHKVLMELHKARDQITRLESAEIHFHHMIRLN